The proteins below are encoded in one region of Terriglobia bacterium:
- a CDS encoding alpha/beta fold hydrolase, translating to MSAQGAQGKADKSATQGKSSQSKDVQNKDAQAQAQDAAKDKTEKPDIHEFVIANFKTESGVTLPQARVVYGTYGHLNAARDNVVLLPSHYMADCHGYEWLIGPDRALDTSKLFLVATELFGNGHSSSPSNTPEPFHGPRFPVTTIRDNVEAVHRLLTEELKIKHLRAIVGFSMGAQQAFQWAVSYPDFADKIVATAGTAKTYPHGVVRLEGQIAALTADAAFQNGDYTAPPTKGLEAFATVWTAWLFSQEWWRKELWKASSPPGTTFEQTLHEFRTNFIPGADANNLILQCRTWEKHDVGATPGFNGDVEKALRSIKTPFLYMPSETDLYFPIGDARYEAAFMSTVTLTPIPSLWGHTAGAGPNPEDLKFLNEKIGAFLGR from the coding sequence ATGTCAGCGCAGGGTGCGCAGGGCAAGGCGGACAAAAGCGCCACACAAGGTAAATCATCGCAAAGCAAAGACGTCCAAAACAAAGACGCCCAAGCGCAGGCGCAGGATGCGGCCAAAGACAAGACGGAGAAGCCGGACATCCATGAATTTGTCATCGCCAACTTCAAGACCGAAAGCGGCGTCACGTTGCCGCAGGCGCGTGTGGTCTATGGAACGTATGGCCACCTGAACGCGGCGCGGGACAACGTGGTCCTGCTGCCGTCGCATTACATGGCGGATTGCCACGGTTACGAATGGCTCATCGGGCCGGACCGCGCGCTGGATACTTCCAAGCTCTTTCTGGTTGCGACCGAGCTTTTCGGCAACGGGCATTCATCTTCGCCCAGCAACACGCCAGAGCCTTTTCATGGGCCGCGATTTCCGGTGACGACCATCCGAGACAACGTGGAAGCGGTGCATCGGTTGCTGACGGAAGAGCTGAAGATCAAGCATTTGCGCGCGATTGTCGGATTCTCGATGGGTGCGCAGCAGGCGTTTCAGTGGGCGGTTAGCTATCCGGATTTTGCGGACAAGATTGTGGCGACGGCAGGCACAGCAAAAACCTACCCTCATGGCGTTGTGCGGCTGGAAGGGCAGATTGCCGCGCTTACGGCGGACGCGGCATTTCAAAATGGAGACTACACCGCGCCGCCGACCAAAGGCCTGGAAGCGTTTGCCACGGTGTGGACGGCATGGCTGTTTTCTCAGGAATGGTGGCGCAAGGAGTTGTGGAAGGCTTCGTCGCCGCCGGGGACTACGTTTGAGCAGACGCTGCACGAGTTCCGGACGAACTTTATTCCCGGCGCGGACGCCAATAACTTAATCCTGCAATGCCGCACGTGGGAGAAGCACGACGTGGGAGCGACTCCGGGCTTCAACGGCGACGTGGAGAAGGCGCTGCGATCAATCAAGACGCCATTTCTTTATATGCCGTCGGAAACCGACCTGTATTTTCCGATCGGCGATGCGCGCTATGAAGCGGCGTTCATGAGCACGGTAACGCTGACACCGATTCCGTCGCTATGGGGACATACAGCCGGCGCGGGGCCAAATCCTGAGGACTTGAAGTTTTTGAACGAGAAGATTGGAGCGTTTTTGGGGCGGTAA
- a CDS encoding TlpA family protein disulfide reductase, whose product MKAPIQLRTLRVAITCLLVSSLLCAAAGPAAGKTKAKEPAPRFSATTTRGEKFNNDSVKGKVVLLEFWTTWCGYCLQEAGFVDRINDAYANNGLVILAINVGESKKTVKKYLEQHPRSTRIVLTDDTNLAAMFEAKVYPIYVVIDRDGNVAGEQRGAAGEGALRNLLSSGGLDDDDDKDDDDK is encoded by the coding sequence ATGAAAGCTCCAATTCAACTTCGCACCTTGCGCGTTGCCATAACCTGTCTGTTGGTTTCCTCCTTGCTTTGCGCTGCGGCAGGACCAGCCGCCGGTAAGACCAAGGCCAAAGAACCGGCTCCACGCTTCAGCGCCACCACCACCCGCGGCGAGAAGTTCAATAACGACTCCGTTAAAGGCAAGGTCGTATTGCTGGAATTCTGGACCACATGGTGCGGTTACTGCCTTCAGGAAGCCGGCTTCGTCGACCGCATCAATGACGCATACGCCAACAACGGGCTTGTCATCCTGGCGATTAACGTAGGCGAATCCAAAAAGACGGTAAAGAAATATCTGGAGCAGCACCCGCGGTCCACCCGCATTGTCCTTACTGACGACACTAACCTGGCAGCCATGTTTGAGGCCAAGGTCTATCCGATCTATGTCGTCATCGACCGTGACGGCAACGTGGCTGGCGAACAACGCGGCGCAGCCGGAGAAGGCGCACTGCGCAACTTGCTTTCCAGCGGCGGCCTGGATGATGACGACGACAAGGACGATGACGACAAATAG
- a CDS encoding DoxX family protein — MFPQLAEFQDVAILLLRLMVGAIFASSGWSHLKDPEGRGKSIGMSKGFTAFLGAAELAGALGVTLGVLTQLAAAGLILVMLGAIQKKVFVWKTGFWGKHGTDGWHYDLMLVVMNLAIITTNGGRFVLWM; from the coding sequence ATGTTTCCTCAACTTGCCGAGTTTCAAGATGTTGCCATTCTGCTGCTGCGGCTAATGGTCGGAGCCATATTTGCCAGCAGCGGCTGGAGTCACCTGAAAGATCCGGAAGGCCGCGGCAAAAGCATCGGCATGAGCAAGGGCTTCACGGCGTTTCTTGGGGCGGCTGAGCTTGCCGGGGCGTTGGGCGTAACGTTGGGCGTGCTGACGCAACTTGCCGCCGCAGGCTTGATTCTGGTGATGCTCGGCGCTATCCAGAAGAAGGTTTTTGTATGGAAAACAGGCTTTTGGGGCAAGCACGGCACGGACGGCTGGCATTACGACCTGATGCTGGTAGTAATGAACCTGGCCATCATCACAACCAACGGCGGAAGGTTTGTCTTATGGATGTAG
- the uvrA gene encoding excinuclease ABC subunit UvrA, with protein MAISNITVRGARQHNLKNISVEIPRNTLTVITGLSGSGKSSLAFDTIYAEGQRRYVETLSAYARQFLDQMERPDVDSIDGLSPAISIEQKTTSRSPRSTVGTITEIYDYLRLLYASVGVPHCPKCDKPISRQTSDQIVQRVMQLKAEDRVMIMAPLVRGRKGEFKEELAKLAQHGFVRARIDGELRHLDEELDEIQLDKRKNHTIEVVIDRLLVKSGIEKRLEQSVATAMKLGKGLVQVAVVNGEEHLYSARMACPDCGINIPSLEPRSFSFNSVYGACPECNGLGSKYDFDPAKIIVDWSKPLLDGALGPGSGSSYLQRMVDIVAAAYKLDIATPFEKFPPKIQSLLLYGPDEKEAPRLGFRGVLGFLKQNLEESTSESYREWMLSYMSATKCPVCQGKRLRPESIGVKVNGLSISDFTALPVSRSVDVAAKITLTDRERLIAGRVLHEISERLQFLHAVGLGYISLDRSAATLSGGEGQRIRLATQIGSKLRGVLYVLDEPSIGLHHRDNNRLLQALEHLRDLGNTVLVVEHDEETIRRADYVIDLGPGAGLLGGGVVASGTPAQIMEQAGSLTGQYISGQKNIAARFEPRATNGKAVTVLGAKANNLRSVDVTFPLGAITVVTGVSGSGKSTLVNDILYKALAKALYRSREEPGAHKAISGAEHIDKVIRIDQSPIGRTPRSNPATYTGVFTHIRDLYAMLPESRERGYKAGRFSFNVSGGRCEHCQGEGERRIEMNFMPDVYVLCEVCGGHRYNHETLAVRFKGKSIADLLETAVSDALPILEDIPQIRQKLQTLVDVGLGYIKLGQSAVTLSGGEAQRMKLAKELSKRQTGRTLYLLDEPTTGLHFEDVSKLLEVIHRLTDLGNSVVIIEHNLDVIRNADWIVDLGPEGGEDGGRVVAQGTPDQVSRIKKSYTGQALTEYGNRSLK; from the coding sequence ATGGCTATCAGCAACATCACTGTGCGCGGCGCTCGCCAGCACAATTTGAAAAACATTTCGGTTGAAATCCCGCGCAATACTTTAACGGTAATCACGGGGCTTAGCGGTTCGGGCAAATCGTCGCTCGCTTTTGACACTATTTATGCCGAAGGCCAGCGCCGCTATGTGGAAACGCTCTCCGCATACGCGCGCCAGTTTCTCGACCAGATGGAGCGTCCGGACGTGGATTCCATTGATGGCCTGAGTCCGGCAATCTCCATTGAGCAGAAGACTACCTCACGCAGCCCGCGCTCTACAGTCGGAACAATCACTGAGATTTACGATTATTTACGCCTGCTATACGCTTCGGTCGGCGTCCCGCATTGCCCAAAATGCGATAAGCCGATCAGTCGCCAGACGTCTGACCAGATTGTGCAACGCGTGATGCAGCTGAAAGCCGAAGATCGCGTGATGATCATGGCGCCGCTGGTTCGGGGACGCAAAGGCGAGTTTAAGGAAGAACTGGCAAAGCTGGCGCAACACGGATTCGTGCGTGCCCGCATTGATGGTGAGCTTCGCCACCTGGATGAAGAATTGGATGAGATCCAGCTCGACAAGCGCAAGAACCACACTATTGAAGTTGTGATTGACCGCTTGCTGGTGAAGTCTGGGATTGAAAAGCGCCTGGAACAATCCGTGGCTACGGCCATGAAGCTGGGTAAAGGACTGGTTCAGGTCGCGGTGGTGAATGGTGAAGAGCATCTTTATTCGGCGCGCATGGCCTGTCCCGATTGCGGCATCAATATTCCTTCACTGGAGCCACGCTCATTTTCTTTTAACAGCGTCTATGGCGCGTGCCCGGAATGTAACGGTCTGGGCAGCAAGTATGATTTTGATCCGGCCAAGATCATTGTGGACTGGTCCAAACCGCTGCTGGATGGCGCACTCGGTCCCGGATCGGGATCGTCTTATCTTCAGCGGATGGTCGATATTGTTGCCGCCGCGTACAAACTGGACATCGCGACACCGTTTGAGAAGTTTCCGCCGAAAATCCAAAGCCTGCTGCTGTACGGGCCGGATGAAAAAGAAGCTCCGCGCCTGGGCTTTCGCGGCGTGCTTGGTTTCCTGAAGCAGAACCTGGAAGAATCGACATCAGAAAGCTATCGCGAGTGGATGTTGAGTTACATGTCCGCGACAAAGTGCCCTGTCTGCCAGGGCAAGCGGCTGCGTCCGGAAAGCATTGGGGTAAAAGTAAATGGCTTGTCGATTTCAGACTTCACTGCCCTTCCGGTTTCGCGTTCAGTGGACGTGGCAGCCAAGATCACTCTGACTGACCGGGAACGGCTGATTGCCGGCCGTGTACTGCATGAGATCAGCGAGCGGCTCCAGTTTCTGCATGCCGTGGGGCTGGGGTATATATCGCTGGATCGCTCGGCGGCAACGCTTTCCGGCGGAGAAGGCCAGCGCATCCGGCTGGCGACACAGATTGGATCAAAGCTGCGCGGAGTGCTCTACGTTCTCGACGAGCCTTCCATCGGCCTGCACCATCGCGATAATAATCGGCTTTTGCAGGCGCTGGAGCATTTGCGCGATTTGGGAAACACAGTGCTGGTGGTGGAGCATGATGAAGAAACCATTCGTCGCGCTGATTACGTAATTGATCTTGGTCCGGGGGCCGGATTGCTGGGCGGAGGTGTAGTGGCTTCCGGCACTCCCGCGCAGATTATGGAGCAGGCTGGATCGCTTACAGGTCAGTACATCTCCGGACAAAAAAATATTGCTGCGCGTTTTGAGCCGCGGGCCACAAATGGCAAAGCCGTTACGGTACTGGGCGCCAAAGCCAATAATTTGCGCAGCGTTGATGTCACCTTTCCGCTGGGTGCAATCACGGTTGTCACCGGCGTTTCCGGGTCGGGAAAATCCACGCTGGTGAATGACATTCTTTATAAAGCGCTGGCCAAGGCCTTGTATCGATCGCGGGAGGAGCCCGGCGCGCACAAGGCAATCTCCGGCGCGGAGCACATTGATAAAGTCATCCGCATCGATCAATCGCCCATTGGCCGGACACCGCGTTCAAACCCTGCGACATATACCGGAGTGTTCACGCACATCCGCGATCTTTACGCGATGTTGCCGGAGTCGCGCGAACGCGGCTACAAGGCGGGACGTTTTTCTTTCAACGTCTCAGGCGGACGCTGCGAGCACTGCCAGGGTGAGGGCGAGCGCCGCATCGAGATGAACTTTATGCCGGACGTTTACGTCCTGTGCGAGGTCTGTGGCGGCCATCGCTATAACCATGAGACGCTGGCAGTGCGGTTCAAAGGAAAATCTATCGCCGATCTGCTGGAAACCGCTGTCTCAGACGCGCTGCCGATCTTGGAAGACATTCCGCAAATCCGGCAGAAATTGCAAACCCTGGTAGATGTGGGGCTCGGTTATATCAAGCTGGGTCAATCCGCTGTCACGCTTTCCGGCGGCGAAGCCCAGCGCATGAAGCTGGCCAAGGAGCTTTCCAAGCGGCAGACCGGGCGAACTCTCTATCTCCTGGACGAGCCAACCACCGGCCTGCATTTTGAAGATGTTAGCAAGCTCCTGGAAGTCATCCACCGCCTTACTGACCTGGGAAATTCGGTGGTGATCATTGAGCATAATCTTGATGTCATCCGTAATGCGGACTGGATCGTTGATCTGGGACCAGAGGGTGGAGAGGATGGTGGGCGAGTGGTGGCACAGGGAACGCCGGACCAAGTTTCCAGAATCAAGAAATCTTATACCGGTCAGGCCTTAACAGAATACGGAAACAGATCGCTTAAGTGA
- a CDS encoding CPBP family intramembrane metalloprotease — MEFKDSFLNPVHSFDPISQADPMPPLAIEPLQAAEPAKTEIDLLDVLLVGVAMAVAFVVFGTMAATIFLLTHRSPGLNPKVLEDAMTRNAFFIVPTQFVIYVAIIGFMAVLVWVRHKNSLAEAVHWNLPARRRVWGLALITGTALAFISDIGEVVLHRWIPDSLPITEFFKDRPSALLLGAFGILVAPLMEELLFRGFLYPALARWTGTTASLIITASAFTLLHGAQLGYSWAPLLLIFVVGFTLTLTRIRTNSVATCVIVHMTYNFVLLLQTYIATHGFRQMQGI, encoded by the coding sequence TTGGAATTTAAGGACTCATTCCTCAATCCTGTGCATTCATTCGATCCCATTTCGCAGGCCGACCCCATGCCGCCGTTGGCGATAGAGCCTTTGCAAGCTGCTGAACCGGCAAAAACAGAAATTGATCTTCTTGATGTCCTGCTGGTGGGCGTGGCCATGGCCGTCGCCTTTGTCGTTTTTGGCACTATGGCGGCGACCATTTTCCTTCTTACCCATCGGTCTCCCGGCCTGAACCCCAAAGTGCTGGAAGATGCCATGACCAGGAATGCATTTTTCATTGTGCCCACGCAATTTGTGATTTATGTGGCAATTATTGGCTTCATGGCGGTACTGGTCTGGGTACGCCATAAAAATTCACTAGCTGAAGCTGTCCACTGGAACTTGCCTGCGCGCAGACGCGTTTGGGGGCTTGCGCTGATAACAGGAACAGCCCTGGCTTTTATTTCTGACATTGGCGAAGTTGTGCTCCATCGCTGGATACCGGACTCACTGCCTATCACCGAGTTTTTCAAAGACCGTCCGTCAGCCTTGCTGCTGGGGGCATTTGGGATTCTGGTGGCGCCGCTTATGGAAGAACTGCTTTTTCGCGGCTTTTTGTATCCTGCGCTGGCCCGATGGACAGGCACAACTGCGTCACTCATTATTACCGCATCGGCATTTACCCTGCTTCATGGGGCACAGCTGGGCTATTCCTGGGCTCCGTTGCTGCTGATTTTTGTGGTTGGCTTCACGCTCACGCTCACCAGGATTCGGACCAACTCAGTGGCTACGTGCGTCATCGTCCATATGACTTATAATTTTGTCCTGTTGCTGCAAACCTATATTGCCACGCACGGATTCCGCCAGATGCAAGGAATCTAA
- the pyrE gene encoding orotate phosphoribosyltransferase, whose translation MSSARDQLLELLATNSFRLGEFTLSSGAKSDYYIDCRTTTLHARGAELTGRVFLDLIQQHGWKPQAVGGLTMGADPIVVATSVISSQAGAPIHGFLVRKAEKAHGMGRRIEGFQEKGARVVIVDDVCTTGGSTIQATEAAREFGFNVVGVACLVERLEAGGRPAVEKSAAPAKFISIFTSDDVKVEHLKLK comes from the coding sequence ATGTCTTCTGCGCGCGACCAACTTCTTGAGTTGCTGGCTACAAACTCTTTCCGTCTGGGTGAATTCACGCTCTCTTCCGGCGCCAAGAGTGACTACTACATTGATTGCCGTACCACCACGCTTCATGCCCGCGGCGCGGAACTCACTGGGCGCGTCTTCCTTGATCTTATTCAGCAGCACGGCTGGAAACCGCAAGCCGTGGGCGGACTCACGATGGGCGCCGACCCAATTGTCGTGGCGACGTCAGTCATCAGCTCGCAGGCTGGCGCTCCGATCCATGGTTTTCTAGTGCGCAAAGCGGAGAAAGCGCACGGCATGGGACGCCGCATAGAGGGTTTTCAGGAAAAAGGCGCGCGCGTTGTCATTGTGGATGACGTCTGTACCACCGGCGGTTCCACGATCCAGGCGACTGAAGCCGCGCGCGAATTCGGCTTCAACGTCGTCGGCGTAGCTTGTCTGGTTGAACGCCTTGAAGCCGGCGGTCGGCCTGCGGTGGAGAAATCAGCCGCGCCGGCAAAATTCATTTCGATTTTCACTTCAGACGACGTGAAGGTCGAGCACCTTAAACTGAAATAA